The following nucleotide sequence is from Jatrophihabitans sp..
CGGCCTGCACCGCGTAGGTGGAGTTGAGCAGGTAGTGGGCGGTCATGCCCTGCAACATCACCGCGGCGGCCTGCTCCAGCTCCACCGGCTCGGGCACCGGCACGGCGTCGCTCTCGGGCACCAACACCAGGCCGGCCGCGCTGCCCAGAGTCTGGCACCAGGCGACCCGGTCGCCTTCCCCGGCGACCCTGACGCCCTCGCCGGCGGCCAGCACGATCCCCGCGCCCTCACTGCCGAGCACGAACGGGGTCGGCACCGGGTAGACCCCTGCCCGCTGGTAGGTGTCGATGAAGTTCACCCCGGCGGCGGCGACCTGCACCAGCAGCTGGCCCGGGCCGGGCCGCTCGATCTCGCGGGACTGGATCTGCAGGACCTCGTTGCCGCCGTGCTCGGTCACTACCAAGGCGTCGGCCGTCTGTGTGGACATGGCTTCAAGGTAGCCAATAACGGGCGGTGTTCGCCCCCTCATCTACCGTGGGCACGTGCAGACGATCCAAGCGGCGATTCCCAGTCCAACGGTGAGCGCCATCCGGCTGGGCCCGTTCACGGTGCACCTGTACGCGCTGTGCATCGTGGCCGGCATCCTGGTGGCCATCTGGCTCACCGACCGCCGCTGGCGCGCTCGCGGCGGCGCCGAGCACCAAGTGGGCGACGTGGCCGGTTGGGCGGTGCTGTTCGGCATCCTCGGCGGCCGGCTGTACCACGTGATCACCGACCCGCAGCTGTATTTCGGCAGCGGCAAGAACCCGGTGGACGCCCTCAGGATCTGGGACGGCGGCCTCGGGATCTGGGGCGCGATCGCGCTGGGGGCGCTGGGCGCCTGGATAGGCTGCCGTCGCCACAAGATGAACTTTCCGGCCTTCGCCGACTGCGCCGCGCCCGCCATCCTGCTCGCCCAGGCGATCGGCAGGTGGGGCAACTGGTTCAACAACGAGCTGTACGGCCGGGCCACGACACTGCCGTGGAAGCTGCAGATCCACGAGCTGGAGGTCGGGGCGGGCAAGGTCAGCCGGGACGCCGAGGGCAACGCCGTCGTGCTGGGTTACTTCCACCCGACCTTCCTGTACGAGATGTTGTGGAGCCTGGCCGTGGTGGCCGTGCTGCTGTGGGCCGACCACCGCCGGTTGCTGGCCCGCGGCCAGGTCCTGGCGCTCTACCTGGTGGGCTACACCTTCGGCCGGTTCTGGGTGGAGCTGCTGCGCGACGACGCGGCCAACCGGATCCTGGGCCTGCGGGTGAACAGCTGGGTGTCCATGCTGGTCTTCCTCCTCGCGTTGGCGTGGTTCCTGCGACTGCGGGGCGGTCCGCGCAGCGTGGCGGGCCTGGGCCGGTCCGCCGGAGAGGACCCCAGCCGGTCCGCCGGAAAGGACCCCAGCCGGTCCGCCGGAGAGGGCCCGGCGCAGTCCTCCGATGCCCCGTCCCGGCCCGCCGAGGACCTGGTGCCTGCCGTCGACCTGGCCAAGCCAGCCGGGCCGGCGGGCCAGGCCATGGCAGCGGGAGACAGGCCGGCCGGAGCGGGCTCCAACCGCCCGACCGGCGCCGACCTAGACTCGAACCATGTCCAGCAGCATGCCCAGAGTCGATCCCCAGCGCCCGGCGCCGCTGACGGCGACGCACCACCGGATCGATGACCCCGAGCTGACGGTCGGCCACGAGCACCGGGAGGTCTCCGGCGGCTGGCTGCGCCCGACCGTGTTCGGCATGGTCGACGGGCTGGTGTCGAACTTCGGCCTGGTAGCCGGCGTGGCAGCGGCCAGCGCCGGCGCCCGCCCGGTGATGGTCGCCGGCGTGGCGGGGCTGCTGGCCGGGGCGTTCTCGATGGGCAGCGGCGAGTACGTCTCGGTGCGCAGCCAGAACGAGTCGATGCGGGCCGAGGTCGAGGTCGAGCGCCGCGAGCTTGAGGACAACCCGGAGGCCGAGCTGGCCGAGCTGACCCAGATCTACATCGACAAGGGGGTCGACCCCGAGCTTGCCCAACTGGTGGCCGAGCAGCTGTCGGTCGATCCGGGGCAGGCCCTGCAGATCCACGCCCAGGAGGAGCTGGGGGTCGACATCCACGACCTGCCCAACCCGTGGCTGGCCTCGGGCTCGTCGTTCCTGTCCTTCTCCCTCGGCGCGCTGCTGCCGCTGCTGCCGTTCCTGTTCGGCGCTGACGTGCTGTGGTTGGCCGCCTTCCTGACGCTGACCGGGCTGTTCGTGACCGGCGCCATCACCGCCCGGTTCACCACCCGGCTCTGGTACTACGCCGGCGGGCGGCAGCTGCTGCTGGGCGCGGTCACCTTCGCGGTGACCTATGGGATCGGGCACCTGATCGGCGCCAACGTCACCTGATTCCACCCGCGCGTCATGCTCTGCGGTCGTGCTAGCCACCTGTCGGCATGACGCGCCGGAGAAGGCGCGCGCCGGAGAAGGTGCCTGGTCGGAGAAGGCGCGCGCCGGAGAACGGCTCAGTTCAGCTTGTCGACCGATCCCTCACGCGCCCGGGCGCGCGCCACGGTCAGCCCGACCATCCACGACACGATCATGGCCACGTAGGCCAGCCCCGCCACCTGCTCGATCATCACGAAGCTGCGGGCATGCGGCAGCACCGGCACCACGTCGGACAGGCCGGTGCTGGACAGGGTGGTGAAGCTCAGGAACAGCAGCTCCATCCAGGTCCGCGGCTCGTCGGCGTTGACCGCTGCGGTGAACGAGCCCGGCCAGATCACCTGGGTGACCACGTACAGGTGGGCGAAGGCCCAGGCCAGCAGGGTGAAGGTCGTGCCGACGGCGAACAACTCGTCACGGGTGATGTCGCGGTCGGCGAGCATGTAGGCGATCAGGCTGAAGGCGGCGTAGAAGTAGAACACCGCCTCGAAGCCGGACCCCCAGGCGCGCCACACCGCGGCTTCTGACATCAGCTGGCAGAGGGTGAAGACCACCGAGGGCGCCCCCAGCGCGATCGACACCCAGACCGTCCAGGAGGTCTTCTCGACCGACCAGACAGCCAGCGCCAGCACCAGCAGGCCGAACAGCGACACCGCGCTCGTGCCGGCGCGGGACTCGCCGAGGTAGGGGTAGATCAGCACCCCGAGCAGCTGGGTCGCCAGCAGGATCGCCGATGGTTGCCGGCGGGCCCGGTCGATCAGGCGGGAGGATCGGGCGGCCTCAGCCAACGGTGCCGCCCAGCAACGCCGCGCGCACCGTGTCCTCGGAGGCCAACTCGATCGGCGTCCGGCCGTCGTCGTTGGCTGCCGCGGAGTCTGCGCCCGCCGACAGCAGCGCCAACACCGAGTCCAGGTCGCCGTTGGCAGCCGCCGAGTGCAGCGGGGTCCAGCCGCCGCGCTGGCGGGCGTGCACCGGGGCGTCGGAGGCGATCAGGATCCACACCAGCTCCGAGTGCCGGCCGGCGGCGGCGGCGTGCAGCGGCTGCACCGCCAGCTCGTTGCGTGACGGCTCGGCCACCTCGGCGTCGGCGTCGAGCAGCATCCTGGCCGCCTCGGCGCGGCCGAAGTAGGCGGCCAGGTGCAGGGCCTGCCAGCCGTCGGCGCTCCAGGAGTCGATCACCGACCGGTCGGCGGCGATCAGCTCGCCCAGCCGGGCGGTGTCGTCGAAGGCGGCCGCCTCGAACACCGACAGCTCACCGGTGCGGGCGGCCAGCTCGTCGGCCAGCGGGCCGTGCCCGTTGTACAGAGCGGTCAGCGAGGGCGACGCGCCGTCCGGGCCGAGGGTGGCCAGCAGCGACGGATCGTCGTCGAGCTGCCGGCGCACCTGGTCGACGTCACCGACCGCGATCGCGGCGAAGAACTCGCTGAGGGGCGCCATGACACCACTGTGCCACCGCGGCCGGGCCGCGAGAAGCTCACCCTCCGCGCCATTCGCGTTCCCAGCCGGTCTGCCGGTAATCTCTCCAACGCACCACAAGAGCCACCTGGGCCGACGCTGTCCCGCGAGTGACCAACGGATCGGATGCGATTTCGCCGAACCGGACAGCTGAGGGCCCCGGCGTGCCGGGCGCCCCGATCGAGGGGAGCAGGCGTGCAATTCTCCGCAGTGCCCGCCGCGCAGGGCCTGTACGACCCGCGTAACGAGACCGACTCCTGCGGGGTGGCCTGCCTGGCCGATCTGCGCGGGCGGCCGAGCCACTCGCTGATCCGCACCGCCCTGACCGCGCTGCACAACATGGACCACCGCGGCGCCGCCGGCGCCGAGCCCGAGAGCGGCGACGGCTCGGGCATCACCGTCGCCATCCCGGACGCCTTCCTGCGGGCGGTGGCCGGCGCCGAACTCGACGTCGAGCTGCCGGCGGCAGGCAGCTACGCCACCGGCATCGCCTTCCTGCCGACCGAGCTGCCCGCCCGCGAGCGGGTGAAGGCCGTGGTGGCCCGGACCGCCGCCGCCGAGGGCCTGCGAGTGCTCGGCTGGCGGCCGGTGCCGATCTCCGCCGAGGGCCTGGGCCCGAGCGCGCTCGAGGTGATGCCGGCCTTCGAGCAGCTGTTCGTCTGCGCCGCCGAGGCGACGGCCGACGGCCTGGAGCTGGAGCGGATGGCCTTCGGCCTGCGCAAGGTCGCCGAGCGCAGGGTCGCGGAGTCCGGTGACCAGCTGTACTTTCCCTCGCTGTCGGGACGGACCCTGATCTACAAGGGGATGCTGACCACCGCGCAGCTGGCTACCTTCTACCCCGACCTGCGGGACGAGCGGTTCAGCTCCGCCATCGCGCTGGTGCACAGCCGCTTCTCGACCAACACCTTCCCGTCCTGGCCGCTGGCCCAGCCGTTCCGGCTGATCGCCCACAACGGCGAGATCAACACCGTCGGCGGCAACCGCAACTGGATGGCGGCCCGGCAGGCGCTGCTGGCCTCGGAGCTGCTGGCTGATCCGAGCGACCCCGACCGCGGCCTGTCGCGGCTGTTTCCGATCTGCACCCCGGACGGCTCGGACTCCGCCTCCTTCGACGAGGTGCTGGAGCTGCTGCACCTGGGCGGGCGCAGCCTGCCGCACGCGGTGCTGATGATGATCCCGGAGGCGTGGGAGAACGCCGGCGCCTACATGGACCCGGCCCGCCGCGACTTCTACGCCTTCCACTCGACGCTGATGGAGCCCTGGGACGGCCCGGCCTGCGTGAGCTTCACCGACGGCACGGTGATCGGCGCGGTGCTCGACCGCAACGGCCTGCGTCCCGGGCGCTGGTGGCGCACCAGCGAGGACCTGGTGATCCTGGCCAGCGAGGCGGGCGTGATCGACCTGGACCCGGCCACGGTGGTCGCCAAGGGCCGGTTGCAGCCGGGCCGGATGTTCCTGGTCGACACCGCGGCCGGCGAGATCCGCGACGACGACGAGATCAAGTCCGCACTGGCCGCCGAGCACCCCTACGGCGACTGGTTGCACACCGGGCTGCTGCACCTGGACACCCTGCCCGAGCGCGAGCATGTCACCCACACCCACGAGTCGGTGACCCTGCGCCAGCAGCTGTTCGGCTACACCGAGGAGGAGCTGCGGGTCATCCTGGCGCCGATGGCCGGCACCGGCGGCGAGCCGCTGGGCTCGATGGGCACCGACACCCCGCTGGCGGTGCTGAGCCAGCGGCCTCGGCTGCTGTTCGACTACTTCTCCGAGCTGTTCGCCCAGGTCACCAACCCGCCCCTGGACGCGATCCGCGAGGAGATGGTGACCTCGCTGTCGGCCACCATCGGCCCCGAGCAGAACCTGCTCGACCCGAGCGCGGCCTCGTGCCGCCAGATCGTGCTGCCCCGGCCGGTGATCGACAACGACGACCTGGCCAAGATCTGGCACGTCAACGCCGACGGCGACCTGCCGGGCTTCCAGTGCGCCCTGATCGACGGCCGGTACCGGGTGCACGGCGGCGGCCCGGCGCTGAACGCCGCGCTGCTGCGGGTGCGCGATGAGTGCTCGGCGGCGATCGAGGCCGGCGCCCGGATCCTCATCCTGTCCGACCGGGACTGCGGCCCCGACCACGCGCCGATCCCGTCCCTGCTGCTGACCTCGGCCGTGCACGGGCACCTGGTGCGCACCGGCCAGCGCACCAAGGTCGGCCTGGTGGTCGAGACCGGCGAGGCCCGCGAGGTGCATCACGTGGCGCTGCTGATCGGCTACGGCGCCGCCGCGGTGAACCCCTACCTGGCATTCGAGACGATCGATGACCTGATCGGCGCCGGAGCGCTCACCGGGGTCGACTCCAAGACCGCGATCGGCCGCTACATCAAGTCGCTGTCCAAGGGCGTGCTCAAGGTGATGTCGAAGATGGGCATCTCGACCGTCGCCTCCTACACCGGCGCCCAGGTCTTCCAGGCGTTCGGGCTGTCGGATGAGCTGATCGACAGTTACTTCACCGGCACCCGCAGCAGCCTCGGCGGGATCGGCCTGGACGTCCTGGCAGACGAGGTCGCCGCCCGGCACGCCCAGGCGTTCGGCCAGAACCCGGTCACCCGGGCGCACCGACGGCTGGAGGTCGGCGGGGAGTACGCCTGGCGGCGCGAGGGCGAGATCCACCTGTTCAACCCCGAGACGGTGTTCAAGCTGCAGCACGCCACCCGGGCCCGGCGCTATGACCGCTTCGCCGAGTACACCGACGAGGTCGACCGGCTGAGCCGGCAGGGCGCCACCCTGCGCGGGCTGTTCGAGCTGCGCACCGGCCAGCGCCCGCCGGTGCCCCTGGATGAGGTCGAGCCGGTCTGGCAGATAGTCAAGCGGTTCGCCACCGGGGCGATGTCCTACGGCTCGATCTCGGCCGAGGCGCACCAGACGCTGGCGATCGCGATGAACCGGATCGGCGGCCGGTCCAACTCCGGCGAGGGGGGCGAGGACGCCGACCGCTACCTGCCCGACGCCAACGGCGACCTGCGCCGCTCGGCGGTCAAGCAGGTGGCCTCCGGCCGGTTCGGGGTGACCTCGCACTACCTGGTCAACGCCGACGACCTGCAGATCAAGATCGCCCAGGGCGCCAAGCCCGGCGAGGGCGGTCAGCTGCCCGGGTACAAGGTCTATCCGTGGATCGCCCGGACCCGGCACTCCACCCCGGGCGTGGGGCTGATCTCGCCGCCCCCACACCATGACATCTACTCCATCGAGGACCTCGCGCAGCTGATCCACGACCTGAAGAACGCCAACTCCTCGGCCCGGGTGCACGTCAAGCTGGTGGCCGAGGCCGGGGTGGGCACGGTGGCGGCCGGGGTCGCCAAGGCGCACGCCGACGTGGTGCTGATCTCCGGTCACGACGGCGGCACCGGCGCGGCCCCGCTCACCTCGCTCAAGCACGCCGGCATGCCCTGGGAGCTCGGGCTGGCCGAGACCCAGCAGACCCTGCTGCTCAACGGCCTGCGGGACCGGATCACCGTGCAGGTGGACGGGGCGATGAAGACCGGGCGCGACGTGCTGATCGCGGCGCTGCTGGGCGCGGAGGAGTACGGTTTCGCGACCGCGCCGCTGGTCGTCTCGGGCTGCGTCATGATGCGGGTCTGCCACCTGGACACCTGCCCGGTGGGGGTCGCCACCCAGAACCCGGAGCTGCGTGCCCGGTTCACTGGGAGACCTGAGTTCGTGGTCACGTTCTTCGAGTACATCGCCGAGCAGGTCCGCGAGCTGCTGGCCGAACTGGGCTTCCGGACACTGCAGGAGGTCATCGGCCACGCCGAGCTGCTGGACACCCGCGCGGCGATCGAGCACTGGAAGGCCGACGGCCTGGACCTGTCGCCGCTGCTGGCCACGCCCGCGCCGTTCGCCGGAACCGCGTTGACCAAGCGGGTCGAGCAGGAGCACGGGCTGGACGCCGCCCTGGACAACACCCTGATCCAGCTCTGCGAGGGCGCGCTGCTCGACGGCCGCCCGGTCCGGCTGGAGCTGCCGGTGCGCAACGTCAACCGGACGGTCGGCACCATGCTCGGCTCGCTGGTGACCCGCCGCTACGGCGCCGAGGGCCTGCCTGCGGGCACCATCGACATCACCCTGCACGGCTCGGCCGGGCAGTCACTGGGGGCGTTCCTGCCTGCCGGGGTGCAGATCACGCTGCACGGCGACGCCAACGACTACGTCGGCAAGGGCCTGTCCGGCGGTGTGATCGCCGTGCGCCCGGACCAGCGGGCGCCGCTGGTCGCCGAGCGCAACGTGATCGCCGGCAACGTCATCGGCTATGGGGCCACCTCGGGTCAGCTACTGCTGCGCGGGGTGGTCGGCGAGCGGTTCTGCGTCCGCAACTCCGGCGCCACCGCGGTGGCCGAGGGAGTCGGCGATCACGCGCTGGAGTACATGACCGGCGGCATCGCGGTGATCCTCGGCCCGACCGGGCGCAACCTCGGCGCGGGGATGTCCGGCGGCGTCGGCTACGTGCTCGACCTGGACCCGACCAGGGTGAACTCCGAGCTGGTGGACGTCGAGCCGATGACGGCCGAGCACTCCCGGGCGCTGCGCGCGATCCTGGCCGACCACCTGCGGCTGACCGGGTCGGCGGTGGCCGGTGAGCTGCTGGCCGACTCCGGCGCCGGCGCCGGCCTGGGCAGGTTCTCGGTGATCATGCCGCGTGACTACAAGCGGGTGCTGCTGGCCACCCGCCGTGCCCAGGCGACCGGAGCCGATGTCGACGAGGCCGTGATGGCCGCCGCCCGCGGATGAGCCGATCGCCGGGCAACGCTGCCTTATCGCGACCGGCTGACACCGGTTAAGGTGGTAGGAGTGATCCGCCGCGCGAAAATCGTCTGCACCCTTGGTCCCGCCACCGACCCGCCGGAACGGCTGCGAGCGCTGGTCGAGGCCGGCATGGACGTGGCCCGGTTGAACTTCAGCCACGGCGAGCACCGCGAGCACGCCGGCAGGTTCCGCGGCGTCCGCGAGGCGGCCAAGGCCGCCGGGCGCAACGTCGCCACCCTGGCCGACCTGCAGGGCCCCAAGATCCGGCTCGGCAAGTTCGTCGACGGCCCGGTGATGTGGGCCACCGGAGAGCGGGTCCGGATCACCGTCGAGGACGTCGAGGGCGACCACGACCGGGTGTCGACCACGTACAAGCAGCTGGCCGAAGACGTCCGGCCCGGTGACCGGCTGCTGGTCGACGACGGCAACGTCGCGCTGGTCGCGGTCGCCGTCGAGAACGGCACTGACGTGGTGTGCGACGTCACCGAAGGCGGCATGGTCAGCAACAACAAGGGCCTGTCGTTGCCGGGGGTGCTGGTCAGCGTGCCGGCGCTGAGCGAGAAGGACATCGACGACCTGGAGTTCGCGCTGGAGCTGGGGGTGGACTGGGTCGCGCTGTCCTTCGTCCGGTCCCCCGATGACATCAAGCTGGTGCACGAGGTGATGGACCGGGTGGGCGTGCGCCGTCCGGTGATCGCCAAGATCGAGAAGCCCGAGGGCGTCGAGCGGCTGGTCGAGATCGCGCTGGCCTTCGACGGCGTGATGGTGGCTCGCGGCGACCTCGGGGTCGAGATGCCGCTGGAGCAGGTGCCGATGGTGCAGAAGCGCGCCATCGCGATCTGCCGCGACAACGCCAAGCCGGTGATCGTGGCGACCCAGATGCTGGAGTCGATGATCAGCCACTCACGTCCCACCCGGGCCGAGGCCTCGGACGTGGCCAACGCCGTGCTCGACGGCGCCGACGCGGTGATGCTGTCGGGGGAGACCAGCGTCGGCAGCTACCCGGTGCAGGCGGTGGCCACCATGTCGCGCATCATCACCTCCGTCGAGCAGTCCACCGTCGACGTCGCCGCGCTGCTGCACGATCCGCGCACTCCCGGCGGCGTGATCGCCAAGGCCGCCAAGGAGATCGGCGAGTCGCTCGGCGCCACCGCCCTGGTGGCCTTCACCCAGAGCGGTGACACCGCCCGCCGGCTGGCCCGGCTGCACGCGCGGTGCGCGGTGCTGGCCTTCACCCCCGAAGAGAACGTGCAGCGTCAGCTGGCGCTGTCCTGGGGAGTGTCGGCGCACCGGGTCTGGACGGTGCAGACCACCGATGAGATGGTCCGCCAGGTGGACTCGGCCCTGCTGGCGCAGCGGGTCTGCCGTCCCGACGACCTGGTCGTGATCGTGGCCGGCACGCCGCCCTCGACGCCGGGCACCACCAACACCATCCGGGTCCATCACATCGGAGGCATCCTGCAACGTGACCGCTGAGCCCGATCTCAAGCTCGCCGCCGACGGCGCCGACCACCCGGGCGGCCAGCCCATCGTGGACGCGCTGGTCAGCCTGCTCGACCTCGAGGCCATCGAGACCGACATCTTCCGAGGCCTCAGCCCGCAGGTCGCGATGCAGCGGGTCTTCGGCGGCCAGGTCGCCGGCCAGGCGCTGGTGGCCGCCGGGCGCACCGTGGCGCCCGAGCGGCTGGTGCACTCGTTGCACTCCTACTTCATCCGGCCCGGCGACCCGTCGATCCCGATCATCTACACCGTCGACCGGGTCCGCGACGGCCGGTCGTTCTCGGTGCGCCGGGTGGTGGCCATCCAGCACGGCGAGCCGATCTTCACCCTGTCGGCCTCCTTCCAGCTGCCCCAGGGCGGCATCGACCACCAGGCCCAGATGCCGCCGGCGCCCGCGCCGGAGTCATTGCCGACGCTGGCCGAGCGCTATGAGGGCTTCGACGAGCTGTGGTCGGTGATGCGCCAGATCCCGCAGCCCTTCGACGTCCGCTACGTCGACGACCCGCCGTGGGTCCAGCGGGGCCAGGGGCCACGGGAGAACCAGCCGCACCGGATCTGGCTCAAGGCCGACGGGACGCTGCCCGACAACCCGCTGCTGCACGTCTGCGTCATCACCTTCGCCTCGGACATGAACCTGCTGGACTCGGTGCTCATCCACCATGGCCTGGCCGCCCGGCTGGACCCGATCAGCATGGCGTCGCTGGATCACGCGATGTGGTTCCACCGCCAGTTCCGCGCCGATGACTGGCTGCTCTACGTCTCGTCCTCGTCCTCGGCCTCCGGCGGGCGCGGGCTGGCCACCGGCCAGTTCTACTCCCGGGACGGCCGGTTGGTGGCCAGCGTGACGCAAGAGGGCATGATCCGGTTGCCGAACGCCTGAGGCCGCGGGAGTCGAGTCAGACGCGCTGAGGTCTGTCGAGGACGGCGACGATGATGGCTCCAGCCGCGCACAGGATGGGAAGGGCCAAGTAGACGGCCATCACCAGGCCCCCGCCGAAGATCACGAGTCCGGCGCAGACGAACAGGCAGGTGGCCGGGACGAGATAGCGCGCCCACCTGCGACGCCAGGGGATCAGCGGGGGCGCCACGAGGTACAGGTACGCCACGCCCAGCACGGCGATCCATCCGATGAGGTCGAACGGCCACACCTCGGCTACGGCGAGGACACTGACCACGGGACCGGCGCTGAGCAGGAGGGCCGGCCACGGTCGGGGTGGCCAGGTCGCGATCACGACGGCGAGCGTGACCGCGCCGACAGTGAGCGCATACGCGATCAGCAGTTGCACCGACGCCCCAGAGAGTCGGCGCCGGGTCGACCGAGCGGATGCGCCCCGGCGCGCGAATCCCTTGTCAGGGACATCAATCGCCCAGCCGGACGTCGCGGTCCGCTGGCGCCAGGGCGCCGACCCCTGATGGGCATGCCGCGTCGCTGACCTCGGTGTGCCCGGACATCGCTTGGATGCGGTAAGTCAGGCACAGGCGGGCCACGAACTGCTCATAGCTCAGCCCGCCTCCCGACTCCCCACCGGCCGTGATGGCGCCTGAGACGATCACCGCCTCACCCTCGGCCCTCGCTACCAGCGCAAGGTCGGGCAGCGCCTTGGCAACGGCCTCGAGCTGGGCCTTCCCCGAACTTCCACGAGCCGCTGCCGCGAGGTCCTCGCGAAGCGAGAACGCCTTGGCGCGCACGGCGCTGACCGCTTCCTGCCGGGCGTTCTGAGCGGGGCTGCCGCATGCGGCAGCGCTCAGGCCCAGGGCCAGGACCAGGACCACAAGCACCGCCGCGCCACGCCGCGCGGTGACGCCAGCTCGACCACTCATCGACGGCACGCCTCTTCCGAATCCGAGGCGTCTCAGCTGTCGGGCAGCTGGTCGCAGATCGCCTGCCAGGCGGCCTGGACATGCCGGCGCTCGGTCAGCACCGAGCCGATCGCCATCCGGATCGCGAACCGGCCGTTGACCTCGGTGTGCGTCAGGTAGGCCTGGCCGGAGTCGTTCACCGCAGCCAGCAGCCGGCGGCCGGCGTCGTCGCCGGCCCGGAGCGCGAACGTCACCAGAGCCAGCGGGTGCGGCGCCAGCAGCTCGAAGCGCGGATCGGCCGCGACCCAGGAGGCGAACTCCTGAGCCAGGCCGACGTGGCCGCGGATGTGCGCGCGCAGGCCGTCGGCGCCGTACCAGCGCAGCACCGTCCAGAGCTTGAGCGCCCGGAACCGCCGGCCCAGCGGAACCTGCCAGTCGCGGTAGTCGAACACCTCGCCGGACTCGCTGGCGGAGTTGCGCAGGTACTCCGGCAGGATCGACAGCGCCGCGGTCAGCGCGGCCCGGTCGGCGATCCAGAACGCGCTGCAGTCGAAGTTGGTCAGCAGCCACTTGTGCGGGTTCGTGCAGTACGAATCGGCCTGTTCGACGCCGGCGTTGATCCAGCGCAGCTCGTCGCAGACCGCTGCCACCCCGGCCCAGGCGGCGTCGACGTGCAGCCAGGCGCCGTGGCGGTGGGCGAGTTCGGCCAGCTCGGCCACCGGGTCCAGCGCCCCGGTGCCGGTGGCGCCCACCGAGGCCACCACCAGGGCCGGCGTCCAGCCGGCTGCGACGTCGGCGGCCAGCAACTCGGCCAAGTGCTCAGGCCGGGCCGCCAGCGTGACCGGGTCGACGTCGAGCTTGCGCAGGGCCGCGGTGCCGATGCCGGCGATCCGGCAGGCCTTCTCGACCGAGGAGTGGCTCTGACCGGAGGTGTAGACGCTGAACCGCCCGGCCGCCACGCCGGCGGTCTCGGTGGCGCCGCCGCTGGCCCGGTGCAGGGCGGCCACCAGCGCGACCAGGGTGGCGTCTGAGGCGGAGTGCTGGATCACCCCGCCGCCGGCGGAGCCGGAACGGAAGCAGGCCGGCAGCTCCAGCAACTGGGCCAGCCAGTCCAGCATCTGGGTCTCGAGCTCGGTGGCGGCCGGCGAGGTCGCCCACAACATGCCCTGCACGCCCAGGCCCGAGGCCAGCAGGTCGCCCAGGATCGAGGGGCCGGTGGCGCTGGCTGGGAAGAACGCGAAGAAGGACGGGTGCTGCCAGTGGGTCAGACC
It contains:
- a CDS encoding VIT1/CCC1 transporter family protein; its protein translation is MSSSMPRVDPQRPAPLTATHHRIDDPELTVGHEHREVSGGWLRPTVFGMVDGLVSNFGLVAGVAAASAGARPVMVAGVAGLLAGAFSMGSGEYVSVRSQNESMRAEVEVERRELEDNPEAELAELTQIYIDKGVDPELAQLVAEQLSVDPGQALQIHAQEELGVDIHDLPNPWLASGSSFLSFSLGALLPLLPFLFGADVLWLAAFLTLTGLFVTGAITARFTTRLWYYAGGRQLLLGAVTFAVTYGIGHLIGANVT
- the lgt gene encoding prolipoprotein diacylglyceryl transferase; amino-acid sequence: MQTIQAAIPSPTVSAIRLGPFTVHLYALCIVAGILVAIWLTDRRWRARGGAEHQVGDVAGWAVLFGILGGRLYHVITDPQLYFGSGKNPVDALRIWDGGLGIWGAIALGALGAWIGCRRHKMNFPAFADCAAPAILLAQAIGRWGNWFNNELYGRATTLPWKLQIHELEVGAGKVSRDAEGNAVVLGYFHPTFLYEMLWSLAVVAVLLWADHRRLLARGQVLALYLVGYTFGRFWVELLRDDAANRILGLRVNSWVSMLVFLLALAWFLRLRGGPRSVAGLGRSAGEDPSRSAGKDPSRSAGEGPAQSSDAPSRPAEDLVPAVDLAKPAGPAGQAMAAGDRPAGAGSNRPTGADLDSNHVQQHAQSRSPAPGAADGDAPPDR
- a CDS encoding ion channel; the encoded protein is MAEAARSSRLIDRARRQPSAILLATQLLGVLIYPYLGESRAGTSAVSLFGLLVLALAVWSVEKTSWTVWVSIALGAPSVVFTLCQLMSEAAVWRAWGSGFEAVFYFYAAFSLIAYMLADRDITRDELFAVGTTFTLLAWAFAHLYVVTQVIWPGSFTAAVNADEPRTWMELLFLSFTTLSSTGLSDVVPVLPHARSFVMIEQVAGLAYVAMIVSWMVGLTVARARAREGSVDKLN
- the gltB gene encoding glutamate synthase large subunit, which codes for MQFSAVPAAQGLYDPRNETDSCGVACLADLRGRPSHSLIRTALTALHNMDHRGAAGAEPESGDGSGITVAIPDAFLRAVAGAELDVELPAAGSYATGIAFLPTELPARERVKAVVARTAAAEGLRVLGWRPVPISAEGLGPSALEVMPAFEQLFVCAAEATADGLELERMAFGLRKVAERRVAESGDQLYFPSLSGRTLIYKGMLTTAQLATFYPDLRDERFSSAIALVHSRFSTNTFPSWPLAQPFRLIAHNGEINTVGGNRNWMAARQALLASELLADPSDPDRGLSRLFPICTPDGSDSASFDEVLELLHLGGRSLPHAVLMMIPEAWENAGAYMDPARRDFYAFHSTLMEPWDGPACVSFTDGTVIGAVLDRNGLRPGRWWRTSEDLVILASEAGVIDLDPATVVAKGRLQPGRMFLVDTAAGEIRDDDEIKSALAAEHPYGDWLHTGLLHLDTLPEREHVTHTHESVTLRQQLFGYTEEELRVILAPMAGTGGEPLGSMGTDTPLAVLSQRPRLLFDYFSELFAQVTNPPLDAIREEMVTSLSATIGPEQNLLDPSAASCRQIVLPRPVIDNDDLAKIWHVNADGDLPGFQCALIDGRYRVHGGGPALNAALLRVRDECSAAIEAGARILILSDRDCGPDHAPIPSLLLTSAVHGHLVRTGQRTKVGLVVETGEAREVHHVALLIGYGAAAVNPYLAFETIDDLIGAGALTGVDSKTAIGRYIKSLSKGVLKVMSKMGISTVASYTGAQVFQAFGLSDELIDSYFTGTRSSLGGIGLDVLADEVAARHAQAFGQNPVTRAHRRLEVGGEYAWRREGEIHLFNPETVFKLQHATRARRYDRFAEYTDEVDRLSRQGATLRGLFELRTGQRPPVPLDEVEPVWQIVKRFATGAMSYGSISAEAHQTLAIAMNRIGGRSNSGEGGEDADRYLPDANGDLRRSAVKQVASGRFGVTSHYLVNADDLQIKIAQGAKPGEGGQLPGYKVYPWIARTRHSTPGVGLISPPPHHDIYSIEDLAQLIHDLKNANSSARVHVKLVAEAGVGTVAAGVAKAHADVVLISGHDGGTGAAPLTSLKHAGMPWELGLAETQQTLLLNGLRDRITVQVDGAMKTGRDVLIAALLGAEEYGFATAPLVVSGCVMMRVCHLDTCPVGVATQNPELRARFTGRPEFVVTFFEYIAEQVRELLAELGFRTLQEVIGHAELLDTRAAIEHWKADGLDLSPLLATPAPFAGTALTKRVEQEHGLDAALDNTLIQLCEGALLDGRPVRLELPVRNVNRTVGTMLGSLVTRRYGAEGLPAGTIDITLHGSAGQSLGAFLPAGVQITLHGDANDYVGKGLSGGVIAVRPDQRAPLVAERNVIAGNVIGYGATSGQLLLRGVVGERFCVRNSGATAVAEGVGDHALEYMTGGIAVILGPTGRNLGAGMSGGVGYVLDLDPTRVNSELVDVEPMTAEHSRALRAILADHLRLTGSAVAGELLADSGAGAGLGRFSVIMPRDYKRVLLATRRAQATGADVDEAVMAAARG
- a CDS encoding ankyrin repeat domain-containing protein — its product is MAPLSEFFAAIAVGDVDQVRRQLDDDPSLLATLGPDGASPSLTALYNGHGPLADELAARTGELSVFEAAAFDDTARLGELIAADRSVIDSWSADGWQALHLAAYFGRAEAARMLLDADAEVAEPSRNELAVQPLHAAAAGRHSELVWILIASDAPVHARQRGGWTPLHSAAANGDLDSVLALLSAGADSAAANDDGRTPIELASEDTVRAALLGGTVG